GAAAAGCAAGCAAATCTTCAAGTTCCCTTATCCCGTTATGAATGGCTGTGCTGCCGGCCGAATTCTTTCTAATCCATGAGAGAAACAAAAGATGAACAGCATGCTTTTTAATGAGACGCAATACTTCTAAACCAAGTATATTTGCCGTACCCTCCCATACTGTCAGTACTTGAGAATCCCGCAGCAGTCTTGGCGTTACAAAATCTTCAATATATCCATTTCCGCCATGCATTTCGATTGCCTCATGCGAAAATGCAATTGCCTCTTCTGCCGTCTTTGCTTTTAATAACGCAATGAAAAGACGGGTCAGCATTTTTTCTTCATCTGTGGAAGTCTTTTCTCTCATTACCTTGTCAAAAAGCTGAATTAGTTCAAAGCATGCACTGGTCTGAACTTCCTGCCGCACAGCCATTTTACACAGCGTTTCCTGAATCATCGGAGATTCCGTCAGCTTTTTGCCAAAAGCTATCCGCTGCTCTGCATAGCCTTTTGCTTCAATATAAGCTCTTCTCATTATTCCGGCAGATGCGATGGCATTCGAGATTCTCGAAAGATTAAGTGCCTCCATCATGTAGTAAAACCCTCTGGATGGATCACCGATCAAGAATGCTTCCGCCCCATTTAATTCGACCTCAGCCGATGGAACTGCTCTTACCCCCAATTTATCTTTGAGACGTCTGATATGAATTTGATTTGAAGTTCCATCGTCCTTTTTCCAGGGAACTAAGAAAAGAGACAATCCCTTTGTTCCAGCAGGCGCTCCCTCCATCCTGGCAAGAACTGCTGCTATTTTGCATGCACCCGCATTGCTCGCAAAATATTTTTCACCATAAAGATGATACCCCATGTCAGCTTTTACGGCTTTAGTTTCATTTGCACCCACATCTGATCCGCCCTGTCTTTCCGTTAAAAAAGTAGCTCCTTCATAAAGCTCAACATCACCTGTTGAGATGACATGAGGTAAATATTTCGCCTTCAATTCCTCATCTGCATATTCGTCAATTAAATAGGCAGCTGCCATCGTAAGGGTGACCGGACAATAAAACCCTGATTCAACCTGAGACAGAAGATATCCTAAAGCATATGAATAGTGATAGTCTGCCTTTCTGTTCAATTCAGGAATGTTTTTATGCAGATAGCCGACAATCCCTGTTTGATAGGTGTCATGGATTGTTTTTTTATACCCCTCGTTCAGCCAGACTTCCGAGACATCATTTCCAAATTTATCATAGCGGATAAGCTTTGGCTGTCCCTCTCTATCCGTATGCGCTGCACGCTGATCAATTTCTTCAAAACAAAGCTTTTGAAATTTTGACAGTCTCTGAACGGTATATTCATAAAGCTCTGCATCCATAAATTTCCTCAGATTAAACAGCAAATTAGCATCCAATTTAATCAGCACCTCTCTTTATTAAATCGCTTACAACTCATTTTACAGAATATTCTCTTTATTCGATATGTACTTTTTGCATTCTTTGTTAGATATTTGGTAAGCTAACGGTAGATAGTAAGTTAGGAGGGACTCAGTCGAATGCTGCAGGCTGCGATGTGGGGAGCTTTTGCTGGTTCCTCTATTTTATTAGGTGCTTTGCTCGGCATCTACAAGGAGATACCGCGCAAGGTTTTAGGTTTTATTATGTCGTTTGGAACGGGTGTCCTGATCGGGGCAGCTTCCTTTGAACTGCTTAGGGAATCAGTGGATGACGGGGGACTGCTGGCAGCATCGGGCGGATTCATTTTTGGATCTTTGACATTTACAGTGTGTGAATTGCTGATAACAAAAAAGGGAGGAAGCGACAGAAAACGCTCAAAGCAAAACCCGGAAAATCACTCAGGAGTATCCATTTTTATCGGAACTGTCGTTGATGCTATTCCTGAATCGGTTATTATCGGCGTCAGCCTGCTTCAGGAGAATACAGTCAGCTTCTTAATGGTGACAGCTGTTTTTATCAGCAATTTTCCAGAGGGTCTTTCAAGCTCTGTCGGATTGCGTAAAGATGGCTATTCCAAAAAAAAGATCCTTTTCATGTGGCTGATCGTTTTACTTCTTTCTTCTCTCAGCTCATTTCTCGGCTTCTCGCTGCTGCAAAATGCCGACACTGCAGTGATTGCATTTATTGGAGCCTTTGCAGCAGGCGGCATCATTGCAATGGTGGCCTCGACGATGATGCCGGAAGCATTCGAAGAAGGCGGTCCGATTGTAGGTTTGATTGCTTCTTTAGGCGTACTTGCTTCGCTGATCCTCTCAAATCTATAATAAAAAAGGCTTCGCATCTGCGAAGCCTTTTTTTCATCCTGTTAATATATCTTCGTTAGGATATTTAATTTTTTGTTTTTGTGGTTTAGCAATAGAGAACAAGAGCGTCAATGGCCCAACTTTCCCTAAGAACATAATAAAAATGATCACTTCTTTTCCCAAATCTGATAATTTAGGAGTAACAGACATTGACAGT
The window above is part of the Metabacillus dongyingensis genome. Proteins encoded here:
- a CDS encoding acyl-CoA dehydrogenase family protein is translated as MDAELYEYTVQRLSKFQKLCFEEIDQRAAHTDREGQPKLIRYDKFGNDVSEVWLNEGYKKTIHDTYQTGIVGYLHKNIPELNRKADYHYSYALGYLLSQVESGFYCPVTLTMAAAYLIDEYADEELKAKYLPHVISTGDVELYEGATFLTERQGGSDVGANETKAVKADMGYHLYGEKYFASNAGACKIAAVLARMEGAPAGTKGLSLFLVPWKKDDGTSNQIHIRRLKDKLGVRAVPSAEVELNGAEAFLIGDPSRGFYYMMEALNLSRISNAIASAGIMRRAYIEAKGYAEQRIAFGKKLTESPMIQETLCKMAVRQEVQTSACFELIQLFDKVMREKTSTDEEKMLTRLFIALLKAKTAEEAIAFSHEAIEMHGGNGYIEDFVTPRLLRDSQVLTVWEGTANILGLEVLRLIKKHAVHLLFLSWIRKNSAGSTAIHNGIRELEDLLAFLENQKEAGWKFHAKKLSALMCDLLLSTVALKDAKSGDQRKQAIADIWLEDCWNNSYKDEKMLAIKYYDLIVEYKGSVMNAYI
- a CDS encoding ZIP family metal transporter codes for the protein MLQAAMWGAFAGSSILLGALLGIYKEIPRKVLGFIMSFGTGVLIGAASFELLRESVDDGGLLAASGGFIFGSLTFTVCELLITKKGGSDRKRSKQNPENHSGVSIFIGTVVDAIPESVIIGVSLLQENTVSFLMVTAVFISNFPEGLSSSVGLRKDGYSKKKILFMWLIVLLLSSLSSFLGFSLLQNADTAVIAFIGAFAAGGIIAMVASTMMPEAFEEGGPIVGLIASLGVLASLILSNL